The genomic interval TTGTGCCAGGAGCATGGCTCACCTCCGCCGCCGCCTCCGCAACGACCCGCGAGGCCAGCAGCGTCATCTGCTGTACCGCCCACCGGTCGATGCTGGGGCCCAGGGTCACCTCCAAAAGCCACCCGCCCGCGGCCGCCATGACGGCCAGCAGCAGGACCACAAGCCCGACCGCGGTGCGAAAGCTCCCCCACGACGGGCGGGCAGGCCCCCGCCCCGCCCGCTGCAGACCCCTGGCCAAGATCGGCCTCCCAGCCCCGTATCGCGCATTGCCAGCATATGATGCGGATACCGCCACATGCTGGAACTGCCCGCCGAGTAGTGTGATAGGCCTGACAGGACGCGCCTCTCGGTGCTGAACGGGGCAGGGAGCGTGCTATAATGGGCCGGCTGCCATCTTCTGGCCAGAAGGAGTCGGTGAGGTTGTCGGCACCCGCCGCCCGCTCCACAAGGCGGTTCGTCGTGCTGACGGTGGCCATCGTGCTGGCCTCCACCCTGGGGGCCGTGGCGGGCGCGGTGGCGGCCCTGGTTCGAAGCACGCCCAATCTGGACGAGCCCCGGTTCGCTCCCAGGCAGACCACCTACATCTACGACCGCAAGGGCCGGGTCATCAGGAGCCTGTTCATCGAAAACCGGATCCCGGTCAGCATCGACGAGATCCCCCGGGTGATGCAGCAGGCCATCATCGCGGTGGAGGACGCCGACTTCGAGCGCCATCGGGGCGTCGACCTGCGTGCCATCCTGCGGGCGCTATGGGTAGACCTGCGCAGTGGGAGCATCGTTCAGGGCGGCAGCACCATCACCCAGCAGCTGGCCAAGACCGCCTTCCTCACCAACGACCGCACCCTCAGCCGCAAGATCCGGGAAGCGGTCCTGGCCATCGAACTGGAGCGCCGCTATACAAAAGAGGAGATCCTGGAGGCCTACCTCAACCAGATTTACTTCGACGAGGGTGCTTACGGCGTCGAGGCGGCCGCGCAGACCTACTTCGGCAAGAGCATCCGGGACGTGACGCTGGCCGAAGCGGCCCTGCTCGCGGCCATACCCCGCAGCCCGGTCAACTACAACCCCTACCGCAACCCGGACCGGGCGCTGGCCCGCCGCAACTTCGTTCTGGATCGCATGGTGGAGGTCGGGTACATCTCGCCCCGGGCGGCCCGCGAGGCGAAGGCGCAGCCCCTGGGGGTGATCCCGCGCAGGAGTGCACCCGAGGCTACGGCGTCGTACTTCGTCGACTACGTCCTTCAGGATCTGCTGGACCGCTACGGCAAAGAGGGCAAAGAGATGGTTTACGCCGGCGGCCTGAAGGTCTACACCACCCTTGACCTGAATTTGCAGCGGGCCGCCGAGGAGATCGCCCAGGACACCGACAGCCTGCGGATCCTGTACCGGGACGAGCGCGGCCTCCCCCAGCCCCAGATCGCGATCGTCACCCTGGACCCCAAGACCGGGGACATCCTGGCAATGGTCGGCGGGCGCGGCGACAACAACAAGTACAATCGGGCGGTGCTGGCAACCCGGCAGCCCGGCTCGGCCGTGAAACCCTTCATCTGGGTTGCGGCGATTGACCGGGGCCTGGCCACCCCCGCCACCGTCATCATAGACGAACCGCAGAGCTTCGTGCTCCCCAACGGCGAACCCTGGACCCCGGAGAACTACGACGAGATCTACCGCGGCCCCGTCACCCTGCGGACCGCACTGGAGCAGTCCATTAACATGGTGGCGATCCGCCTGCTGCAGCGGGTGCGCCCTGAGGTCGTCATGGAGTACATGGAAAAGATGGGGATCACCACGCTGGTTCGCGGTCCCGGCGAGCCCAACGACATGA from Bacillota bacterium carries:
- a CDS encoding PBP1A family penicillin-binding protein, with translation MGRLPSSGQKESVRLSAPAARSTRRFVVLTVAIVLASTLGAVAGAVAALVRSTPNLDEPRFAPRQTTYIYDRKGRVIRSLFIENRIPVSIDEIPRVMQQAIIAVEDADFERHRGVDLRAILRALWVDLRSGSIVQGGSTITQQLAKTAFLTNDRTLSRKIREAVLAIELERRYTKEEILEAYLNQIYFDEGAYGVEAAAQTYFGKSIRDVTLAEAALLAAIPRSPVNYNPYRNPDRALARRNFVLDRMVEVGYISPRAAREAKAQPLGVIPRRSAPEATASYFVDYVLQDLLDRYGKEGKEMVYAGGLKVYTTLDLNLQRAAEEIAQDTDSLRILYRDERGLPQPQIAIVTLDPKTGDILAMVGGRGDNNKYNRAVLATRQPGSAVKPFIWVAAIDRGLATPATVIIDEPQSFVLPNGEPWTPENYDEIYRGPVTLRTALEQSINMVAIRLLQRVRPEVVMEYMEKMGITTLVRGPGEPNDMNLSLALGGLTKGVTPLEMAAAYAVFASGGIYSKPRAILRVEDANGLVLEQVRPRQRVVLPEISTYLVTDMMWGVVANGTGKPARLPDGRPVAGKTGTTEDFTNAWFVGFTPDLVTTVWIGNDKQKEAMRPPGGKPIGSSKAAELWRQYMSKAVANLPPRDFPKPAGIVEGIRIDTRTGLLAPPGCGLPDSQVRLEIFAQGTQPTETSPNCRQSWLQLPDWLRRPFDNLFDRSESGPPAPSQP